In one Lolium rigidum isolate FL_2022 chromosome 3, APGP_CSIRO_Lrig_0.1, whole genome shotgun sequence genomic region, the following are encoded:
- the LOC124700046 gene encoding ADP-ribosylation factor-like protein 2: MGLLSIIRKIKRKEKEMRILMVGLDNSGKTTIVLKINGEDTSVISPTLGFNIKTIKYHKYSLNIWDVGGQKTIRSYWRNYFEQTDGLVWVVDSSDIRRLDDCRAELHNLLKEERLVGASLLVFANKQDIQGARQPAEIAKILNLDAMDRSRHWRIVGCSAYTGEGLLDGFDWLVQDVASRIYVLD, from the exons ATGGGGCTACTCAGCATCATCCGGAAGATCAAGCGCAAGGAGAAGGAGATGCGCATTCTCATGGT GGGGCTGGACAACTCAGGGAAGACAACGATCGTGCTCAAGATCAATGGGGAGGACACGAGCGTCATCAGCCCCACCCTCGGCTTCAACATCAAGACCATCAAGTACCACAA GTACTCCTTGAACATTTGGGATGTTGGGGGACAGAAGACTATCAGGTCTTATTGGAGGAATTACTTTGAGCAGACTGATGGACTAGTTTGGGTAGTTGATAGTTCAGATATCCGAAGGCTTGATGATTGCCGTGCTGAACTCCACAATCTCTTAAAGGAAGAG AGACTAGTCGGAGCTTCATTGCTGGTGTTTGCAAACAAGCAAGACATTCAAGGTGCTCGTCAACCCGCAGAAATTGCTAAG ATCCTGAATTTGGATGCCATGGACAGAAGCAGACACTGGCGGATCGTAGGCTGCAGTGCCTACACCGGAGAGGGGCTCCTTGACGGTTTCGACTGGCTGGTTCAGGATGTTGCTTCTCGGATCTACGTTCTGGACTGA
- the LOC124703871 gene encoding uncharacterized protein LOC124703871 produces the protein MPATARKGQEHRSRPRGGGRRREPADGMVEAGGVDSARWVVCTLWRLCSHSDCCSSWERMVQAAFPLLDLGLAAMHAWIASWSWLNLVFPALLTIDSYLICAAAGCSNCSEVPYMSYYSGEDSTSRWDYVEVKEVQELHGVYYFHHQAEAVASPLITLVVFPEDPQRKTHLKNLRHLLHRTYSHGLWSVAQTLSTSRLHLLAPCIHCSVQSDRSGDTATLRTYAAPCCHIWSASKLSVIIDRNSNVLMHRFSRLGNLDAF, from the exons ATGCCCGCCACCGCGCGAAAAGGGCAAGAACATCGATCCCGGCCTCGCGGTGGGGGGCGGCGGCGAGAACCTGCTGATGGGATGGTGGAGGCCGGCGGAGTGGATAGCGCCCGCTGGGTGGTCTGCACCCTGTGGCGGCTCTGTTCGCATTCGGACTGCTGCTCTTCCTGGGAGCGTATGGTCCAGGCTGCCTTCCCGCTACTCGACCTCGGGTTGGCCGCGATGCACGCCTGGATCGCATCTTGGTCCTGGCTTAACTTAGTCTTCCCAGCGCTTCTCACG ATAGATAGCTACTTGATTTGTGCGGCTGCGGGTTGCTCTAATTGCAGCGAAG TTCCGTACatgagttattactccggagaggATTCAACCAGCAGGTGGGATTACGTTGAAGTGAAGGAAGTCCAAGAACTGCATGGTGTTTATTACTTCCATCATCAG GCTGAAGCTGTGGCCTCTCCTCTAATCACTCTGGTGGTCTTTCCTGAAGACCCTCAAAGGAAGACGCATCTCAAGAATCTCCGCCACCTATTGCACCGCACCTACTCTCATGGACTCTGGTCAGTTGCTCAAACACTATCTACTTCCAGGTTGCACCTGCTCGCTCCTTGTATTCATTGCAGTGTCCAGAGCGATCGATCTGGCGACACGGCCACACTCCGCACCTATGCTGCTCCTTGTTGCCATATCTGGTCTGCGTCCAAGCTGTCAGTAATTATAGACCGTAACAGTAATGTGTTGATGCACAG